ATCGGCGCGGAGGCTGATGCCGGCGGTTACAGAGCGGTCATCCTGGCCCGCAACACCGATGGATATTCCAACCTGTGCCGCCTTCTCTCCGACCTGCACTGCAAGAAAGGCTTTCACCTGCCCGGCGCCCTGGAAAACTATCGTGAGGGGCTCATCGTAATTAGTGATGATAGCAAATTGATATCATATCTGCGTAAGTACTCCTCCGGGAACCTCTTTGTGGAGATGTCCCCCGGGCACCTGATGCGCAGGGCACTGGCGCTCGCCGGGAGGTTCAGGCTCCCCCCCGTCGCCACATCAAGGGCCGTCCTGTTAAACGAGAGCGACCATGAAATTCACAGGGTTCTCAGGGCCATCGCCCTTAATAAGAAGCTGTCCCGCCTGTCCGCGGATGACCAGGCCAGTGAGATGGATGTCCTTCTGTCGCCGGACCGCATCGCCGATCTCTACCCTCACTGCCCCGAGGCGCTGGAAAACGCTGCCGCCATCGCCCAGGAATGCGTTGCAGACTGGGATTTTCAGGGCACGATCTTTCCGCCCTTCAGGGACATGGACAGGGACGAGGCTATCTGCGAGCTCGAAAAAC
This genomic interval from bacterium BMS3Abin14 contains the following:
- the dnaE_2 gene encoding DNA polymerase III subunit alpha; the encoded protein is MRLRPEVGAVPAGGGVRNTYPAHGQDSGRTHLDHILHGWGNRKTCFTPALTDMDILLFAAAEELFERTCRRRVRVKGMRLVLGRITDTDRQLRLFPARGAWEKTQKITALQGALDQVREAGIQPIIGAEADAGGYRAVILARNTDGYSNLCRLLSDLHCKKGFHLPGALENYREGLIVISDDSKLISYLRKYSSGNLFVEMSPGHLMRRALALAGRFRLPPVATSRAVLLNESDHEIHRVLRAIALNKKLSRLSADDQASEMDVLLSPDRIADLYPHCPEALENAAAIAQECVADWDFQGTIFPPFRDMDRDEAICELEKRTRQGALRRYGTISDNIERRLKKELSLIRDKGFAHYFLVVEELVDPEPPCANWQKYTVSPRMR